The stretch of DNA GGAAGGGTCCGTCGCTAACCTCCGGTCGCGCGTCGAACGGAATCTGATTGACGTTCGGATAGCGGGCCAGCACGTGTGCCGGCACGATCGCGTACGGCTGATCGCTTTCGGCGAAGAACGTGTTGACGAAGGGAGCGAACGGCTTCTTCAAACGAACGATCGCGGTCCGGTCGTCGGGCGTGTCGATGCGCGCGACGTCGTCGTACCCGTGGCGCGAGACCGCGTTGTTATTCGGATTCATAATCGCCTGCCAGGAGAATCGAACGTCTTTCGACGTGACCGGCGCGCCGTCGGTCCAGCGCGCGTTTTTTCGCAGGCGATAGGTTACGGTTAGACCGTCGGCGCTGACGCCGCCGTTCGTCCGCGACGGCACCGCCGCCGCGAGCATCGGCACGGGGTTTCCGCGCGGATCCGCCGAGAGCAGCGGCTCGAACATAAACCGTTGGATAAACACATCCACCGTATTCGAGGCGAGAATCGGATCGAGCGTCTTGGCATCTTGCGAGACCGCAATGCGCAGCGTAGCACCGCCGGAAGCCGAGTTCTGCGACGTTCCGCCGCCGCCGCACGCCGCGAGCATTGCGAGCAGCGGCACGATCGAAAGAGCGCGTCTGGTTAGCTGAATCATCGGGGCTCGTTTCGCCGCGATCCTTCAAACTGCTTCGCCAATCGCGCCAGACCGAGAAACGCGCTATCGGGGCGCGCCTTGCCGTCGGCAAGATCGGCGACGATCTCGCCGATCGCCGGAGCGAACTTATAGCCGTGCCCCGAGAACCCGCCCGCGATCACGACCCCGGCATCGCGCGGATGGCGATCGACGATGAAATGCTCGTCGGGCGTCAACGCATACATGCAGGCTTTGCCCGAACGAAAGGCGTGCGCCGCACCCGGCAGCCACGGATCCAACGCCGATTTGACCGCGGCGATATCTGCCTCGTGGATGTCGCGATCGAGCGACGCCGCGGTCGTGTAGTCGCCGTAGCCGTGCAGCGCCGCTTTCACGCCGTCACCCAAATCCGGGAAACCATAGAGCGGCCTTGGCAGGCCCGCGCGCTCGAGAAAAAATGCCGGAAACCGTCCGCGCGCAAACGCTCCGGTCGCGGGCGCGAACCAGATCTGCACGTTGCGCTGCACGACGAGCGGAAGTTCCAGCTCCGCCGCAACCTCCGCTAACCACGGCCCGGCACAGAGAACCAATTGTTCCGTCTCGATACGTTCGCCGTCCGCCAGATCCACGCGAATCGTCCCGGTGCTGCTTCGCCGCCAACTGGTTACCCGCACCCCGCCGCGCAGTTCGGCGCCGGCGAGGCGCGCCGCTTGCTGGTGTGCCGCGATGCCGCCCTCGGGAAACACGACGCCCGCATCGGGTTCGAGCAACGCGATTTCGCCCGAGCGCAACCGCGCCTGCGGAAAGCGCTTCGCAAAATCGTTCCTGCCGAGTTCGTCGATCCGCACGCCATAACGCTGCATGCTCAGACGAACGCCCTCGAGCATCGCACCGCCCGCCGCGCCGACCATCAAAACGCCGACGAGATCGAGGAGAATCGTTTGCGTTTGTATTTCGAGTTCGCGCCAAAGATCGTAGGCGCGCAAGAGGAGCGGCACGTACTGCGGGCCTTCGAAATAGGCTTTGCGGATGATGCGCGTACGGCCGGCGGAAGCGCCCAGCTCGTGTCCGAGGTCGAACTGCTCTAGGCCGAGCACCCGCTTGCGGCGCCTTGCGAGATGAGCCGCGGCGGCACTTCCCATGCCGCCCAGGCCGAGAACGACGACGTCGTACGCTACGGCTTCAAAAGTTTCGGCGGCAGCGGTTTGGTCGATCGCTGAAGATCGAGAAGTTGAAGTTCTTGCTGCTCCAGGAGCCGCGACATCGTGGCGTTCTGCGAATCGAGTTGATAACGAAGCTGCACGCGGCCCAGATCCTGCTGCGTCTCCAGGCGCAGCTGCCGATCGTTCAACGATTGCGACTGAGCGTTTAGCTGCTGCTGCATGCGTAACTGGCTCGCCTGCTGGTCGAGTTGCGCCTGCAGGAGTGCGTTATCGTCGGCCTTAGCAACGGACGTCGCGGACACGATCCCGGCCAATACGACGGCCATCGCGGATAAGTACCTCATCATGGAACTCCTGTACCCGTAGTATAACCCAATTCCAGCGCGCGCGTGATCTCGGCGCCGAAAAGGCTGAGTTGCGCCGAGTAGTAGACCCAGAGCAAGATCAGCACGAAGCCGCCAGCGGCTCCAAACGCCGAAGCCGGCGAAAAATGCGCGAAATACAGACCGAGCACGGCTTCGCCGGCGGTAAGAACGATCGCCGAAGCCGATCCGCCCGCAATCGCGCTACGCCACCGAACGCGCGTGCGCGGAAGGACTTTATACGTCACGATGAAGAGCGCCGCCAGCGCGAGAACGTTGATCGGCACGCCGACGTATTGCGAGCCGCCGAAGGCACCGGCCGCCACCAGGCTAACGAGCGCCGCGACTCCCAACGCCGCCACCATCAAAGCGGCCCGAGCCCGCGTTTTTAGAGCGCCCATCACGCCTTGCGGATGATCGGGAGTCTCCCAAATCGTATCGAGCGCACCTTGAAGTTGCAGGATCAGCCCCGTCGCGCCTAAGGCCAAGAGTACGGCGCCGGCAACGGTAGCCACGATTCCGCTGCGCGGATGCGACGCGGAGACCAGCAGAGCGTCGAGCGTGCTCGCCCCGCCGGCGCCGAGAATCGGCGCGAGTTGCGCGTCGAGTCGATGCTGCGCGGCGGCGTGACCGTAGACCAGGCCGGCAATCGCCAACACGACGAGGAGCAGCGGCGAGATAGAGAACGCCGCATAGTAGGCCAAGGCCGCAGCGAGCTGGGCCGTTTTGTGACGCTTCCACCCGGCGGCGGCACGCTTGAGGAGATCGAGCACGCGAAGCTTATACCCGTTCGTATTACGACTCCGCCCGCTCTGCAAGAACCTTGGTGAAATTCGCTCCCACCAGCACCACTTGGGCGGAGTAATAGAGCCATAAGAGCACGGCCAGCACGATGCCGACGATCGCGTAGAGCGAACGCACGTCGATGCTCCCCAGATAGAGTGCGAGAAAAAACTGGGCGCGCTCGTACATAATGGCTGTAACGAGCGAGCCGATCCACAGCGTCGGGCGCGGGATTTTCGTGGGCGGCAAACGCGCGAACATCGCCACGAACAGCAGCGTCAGCACGACGATGCTACCGGCAACGTTTACCACCTGCAGCGAGAGCGCCACCACTAGCGGTAACGCGTGAGTAAACACCGTAAGCGCATGGAGTCCGGCACCGACCAGCAGGATGATCAATAGCACGAGCGAGAGCGCGAACATTAAAAGAAACGTGGGAAAGCTCTTCCCGACGCTACGGGCCGCTCGATCCTCCTTCGGATCGTGCACGTCCCAGATGAAGTTGAGTGCGGCTTGCAATTGCATCGCGGTGGCCAAAACCGCGATCGTGAAGAGCACGGTCCCGGCGACGAGTGGAATCCACGAAGCGCCCTTCGCCGCCTGCAGCAGCGCCGTAAGAGCGTGGCCATTCTGGCTTCCCGTAAAGTGACCGACGTTTACCAGGGTCTGATCGCGCAACTGATCCGGAACGGCAATCGTTCCGGCAACGTAAAGAGCGACGAGCAGCAACGCGCCAAGCGCGATCGAGGCAAAGAAACTCAAAGCCCCTGCCATCTCCCCGGATCGATGGACGCGCCACTCACGAAATGTGGCCAGAGCGATGGCGATCGCGAGCAAGGCTAAACGGCGGAGCATTGCGCGCTTATTCCCACCTTTTGAAAAGGCGACTCCATCCCAGACCGCTAAAAAGCGCGGGTGATACCCAACCAGGAGCAACGCCGAGTCTCGCTGCCCGACCTGCGCCACACGGCCGCGCACGTGCTGGCCTATGCGGTTGCGGACCTTTTCCCGGATGCCAAGCCGACGATCGGCCCGTCCATCGAAAACGGGTTCTACTACGATTTCGATCGAGGCGAGCCGTTCTCGACGGAGGATCTCGAGCGCATCGAAAAGCGCATGAACGAGATCGTCGCGGCAAATTTCGAGATGACCGGTCGCGAAGTGACGCGCGACGAAGCGCTCGAGCGCTTTCGCAATAACCCGTATAAGGTCGAACTCGCACGCGAGATTCCCGACGGGATGCCGATTACGCTCTACACGATCGGCGAGTTCACCGATCTCTGCCGCGGGGGCCACGCCCATACCACGGGCGAGATCGGCGCGCTCAAATTAATGAGCGTCGCGGGTGCTTACTGGCGCGGCGACGAGCACAATCCGATGCTCCAACGTATCTACGGCACCGCGTGGTACGACGGCGCCGAGCTCGAGGATTACCTTACATTTCTCGAAGAGGCGCAAAAGCGCGACCATCGCAAGCTTGGCGCCGAACTGGATCTCTTTTCGATCGAAGAGGAAGCCGGCGGCGGCCTGATCTTCTGGCACCCCAAGGGCGCCGTAGTGCGCGGGATCATCGAGTCGTTCATTCGCGAAGGGCTCGTGGAGCGCGGCTATCAACCGGTGGTCACACCGCACGTCGTGAGCGAGAAGCTCTACGAAATCTCGGGACACCTCGAGAACTACGCGCACGGGATTTTCGGTCCGCTCGAGGTCGAGGAGCAGCGCTTCCGCCTCAAACCGATGAATTGTCCCGGGCACATCCTCATTTACAAGAGCCACCCGCGCAGCTACCGCGACCTGCCCATTCGCTTCAGCGAATTCGGAACGGTGTACCGTTACGAGCGCAGCGGCGTGCTGCACGGTCTCACGCGCGTTCGCGGTTTCACCCAGGACGACGCGCATCTGTTCTGCACGGCGGAACAGCTGCAGAGCGAATTCGAGCAGACGCTCGATGAAGCGCTGCGCCTAATGGACGCGTTCGGCTTCGCCTCGTTCGACTACTTTCTTTCGACGCGCGACCAGCAATCGAGAACCGAAACCGACGCGATCGGTGAAGAGGCCATTCGCAAGGCCCTCGCCAGCCGCAATCTGCCGTACAGCATCGACGAAGGCGGCGGCGCGTTCTACGGACCCAAGCTCGATATAAACGTGCGCGACGCAATCGGCCGCAAGTGGCAGCTCGGAACGGTGCAGGTCGATTTCGTGCTTCCGCAGCGCTTCGATTTGAAGTATCGCGGGAACGACGGGAACGATCACACGCCGGTCATGATCCACCGCGCTCTCGCCGGTTCGCTGGAGCGCTTCTTCGGCATCTTGATCGAACATTTCGGTGGAAACTTCCCCGCGTGGCTAGCCCCCGTGCAAGCGGTCATCGCTCCGATATCCGAACACCAGCTCGACTACGCGCGCGACGTCCGCACGCGGTTGAGCGCTCGCGGTCTTCGTATCGAAGTCGATGAGAGCAACGAAAAACTCGGGTACAAGATCCGCCACTGGAAGACGCAGAAAGTGCCGTACATTTTGGTCGTCGGCAAACAAGAGGCCGCCGACGGCAGCGTGAACGTCAACGAACGCGGCGTCGAAGCGAAACGTACGATTCCGATCGATGCGTTTGCCGACGAACTGCGCGATCGAGTGGATCGCAAGGCGTGAAAGTGACCGCGCGCGCCGCCATCGCAGCGTTGGTCCTCGGACTTGCGGCGTGCTCCGGAAATTTCGGAACGGGGACCTCGGTACCCGGCAGCGTTCTCCCGCCGGGCGGCGGCGGTTCGCCGCTTCCGTATCCGCAATCGGTCGGCTCCGGCGCGCCGGCAGCGCAATCGACGGCGGTAAAATCGACTGGCGACACCGCCGTCGTCCCGATAACCGACGCGACCAACGGCTTGCAATGCCCCGCGCTCGACGGCTATACGTGCGTGCTCCGCTTCAACGTTCCCGACGCGACCCCGGCGCCGGCCGCTACCCGCGGCGCGCACGCCGCGTCACCGTCGCCCTCACCTTCGCCGTCGCCGACTCCGGCGGCATCGCCGTCGCCGGCATCCGGCGCATCGCCGGAGGCTACGGCGACGCCCTCCGGCCCGACTATGACGCTCAAGCTCGCGACGCTCCCGAAAGACGCGCCCGCCATGGTGCACGTACCCGCTGGTTCGCTCGCGACCGTCGCGCTGATGGATGTAACGCTCACCCCCTCGGCCGACTTCGCGCTCGACGGCAACGCCGTCGCATCGTTCACGCTGCCCAAGGAGCAACTGAGCGGTCGCGGGTTTGCCCTGCAGCTCTTCGCCGTGCAGAATCGGCACAAGAAAACGGCGTATCGCCCGATCTATACGTTCGATAAATCGACGCTCGCCGGCAGCACGCTAAGCTTCGCCTTTCGTCCCCCGAAACTCACCGTCGCAAAGGGAACGAGCTATCTGCTGGTCCTCTATGGGGACGATCAGCCCGCCGCTACTGCGAGTCCCTCGCCAATGCCCAGTTCGCATCCGTGACTCGCGATCAACGCAACACATTCGTTGCGAGTTTTCTCGGGTGGACCCTCGATGCGTTCGATTACTTCCTCGTCATCGTGGTGCTCTCGCACATCGCCGACAGCTTCGGCGCCACGATCCTGCAGCTCTCGATCGCCATTACGCTCACGCTCGTACTGCGGCCCGTCGGCGCGCTGATCTTCGGCTGGTTCGCCGACCGGTACGGCCGCCGCGTCCCGCTGATGATCGACGTCGGCATCTATTCCCTCATCGAACTGTTGACCGCATTCGCACCGAACCTCACGGTCTTCCTCATTTTGCGCGCGCTGTACGGCATCGCGATGGGCGGCGAGTGGGGGCTCGGCGCGGCTCTCGCGATGGAATCGTTGCCGCCGCAGCGCCGCGGACTCTTCTCGGGGCTTTTGCAAGAGGGCTATGCCGTCGGCAATTTGCTCGCGAGCGTCGTACTCGGACTGCTCTACGTGCACATCGGGTGGCGTGGAATGTTCGTCATCGGCGTGATCCCCGCGTTGCTGATCCTCTTCATTCGCTCGAAGGTTCCCGAATCGCCCGTCTGGCTCGCGAACGCCGCGCAACGCGATGCGCGGCCGCGGGCGAGGGGTCTGCTCTGGGCTTCGATCCGACGCTACGGCGTGCTCTTCGTTTACGCCGTGCTATTCATGGCGACGTTTAATTTCATGTCGCACGGTTCGCAGGATCTCTATCCAACGTTCCTAGCCAAGCAGCACCACTTCGATCCCGCGCACGTCGGGTTGGTCAACGTGATCGCCGCGCTCGGTGCGATCTTGGGCGGCATCTTCTTCGGCTGGATCTCGCAACGCTTCGGCCGGCGCAACTCGATCTTGGTCTGCGCCGTTCTCGGCCTGTTCGCGATTCCGCTGTGGGCATTTAGCCAGACGATCGCCTTGCTCGCGCTCGGCGGTTTCGCGATGCAGTTTATGGTGCAAGGAGCGTGGGGCATCATTCCGGCGCATCTCAACGAAATCTCCCCGGCCGGAGCGCGCGGAACGTTCCCGGGATTTACGTATCAGATCGGCAATCTTATCGCGTCCGGTACGTCGACGATCCTCGCAGCGCTGGCGGCGAGCCGCGCGCTGCCCAGCGGCGGCGCGAATTACGCGTCGGCGCTGGGCTCGTTCATGGTCGTCATCTTCATCGCCGTGATCGTGATGACGGGAATCGGGTACTTCGTCACGCCCGAACGTCGCGACGCCGATTTTACCTCGGTCGCGACGGAGTAATTAGGCGGGAACGGCCTTGAGCTGTTCTTTTGCTTTTGCCAGGCGCTCGCCCAGCTGCTCTAGTTCGGCCTTGTCGAAAAGCTCGCGCGCTTCCTTGAACATCTCGTGCTCTTCTTCGTGCACGTGATGCTTCACGAGCTCGCCGAGCACTTGCAGTTTGGCATTATACGTTTCGTCGCCCGGATCGGTGCTTTCGAGTTTTTTGATCATGCCCTTGACGTTGCCGTGCTCTTCGTATGCCTCGAGCACTTCTTGTTCGGCGTCGGCGGCCTCGTCGGCGTCGGCCTTAGCTTTTAAGGCCGGATAAAAAATCGTCTCTTCGATTTTCGAATGAATCGTCAGCTCTTCATCGATCTGTTTGAAGAGCTTCTGACGCGCTACGTGCGCGTTCTCGCCGAGTTCTTGCACCTGGGCGAAAAGTTCTTCGACCTTGCGGTGGTCTGCCTTGAGCAGTGCTATTGCATCCACGTTAACGTTCTCCCGACAAAAGTGTGTAGCAACTTCTTGCCCGCGTTTGCCGGAAGCAAACGTCCGGCGTGGGCACGCTTCCTTAAGCTTAGGAGACGAAATCGTTATAGGGTTCGGTGTTCTTCTTCAGCGTGTAATCCAAAATCGCGACGTGGGTCGTCTCGACGCCGAGAATAGACGCGGCCAAGCGGGCTAGATTGCGATCTTGAAATTTCGGGATATTCCCCAAGTAACCCGAGGCGGCCGCACGCTCCACCGTTTCCGCGAAGGATAAAATATCGGTTTCCGTTTTCAAGGGCGGGTAGGTCAACTGCGTCGCAACGGTCGTCGGCGTGCCCCCGGCGGCCTTAACCGCTCCGCTCAGCGCGTCGCGGTGCGCCATGTGATCCTGCAAAAAGCCTTTCGCGACGGCCAAGATCGGCGGCGAAAGAATGCCGAGCCCGGCGGCCGCGGTATAGGCCTTGATTCCGGCGAGTTCGAGCATGATCGCCGAATTTAATACGGCGACGTCGCTTTCGCTCGCGGCCTCCGCCGATGCGATGAACGGACTCAGCAGGAGCGGCCCAAAGGCTCCGAGTGCCGTACCGGTCGCTAGAAGTTTTTTACGGGAAACCTGCATGTGTACTCTCCTTCGACATCGCCTGATTGCGTGCTACAGTTCTTCACAGGTAACGTCGCATCGCGCGCCGCGGATTCAAGCGTTTCGCCGCTCTCGCGCGAACGATTCAAGCGTTTACTCGCTTACGGTCGAGGCCGCATCGATCGCACGAACGGCGCGCGCGACCTCGTCGCCCGCGAGCACTTCGAACTCGAGACGATACGAGCGCGTTTCGCCCGGTTCTAAAAACGGCAGCGTCGAACGTTCGGCCGCCGCGCGACGGCCCTCGATCGTCGGGCAGTTCGCGGGCTCCAGTGCCATCACATACTGACGCACGCCGAGCATGCGCCAGCTAAAGAGCGCCGGCAGAACGCGGGAGTCGTACCGAATTCGCAGCGCGAGGCCGCGTCCATCGTCGAGCGTGGAATTCGCAAAGAGGGCACTCGAAAAACCGCCGTCGAGCGCGACCGGCCGATGAATGAAGACTTGCTCGGCGAAGTCGGCCTCCGGAGGGCCGCCGCGATTCCAAAGCTCGATCGCGCGCCGCGCGACGTCGTCGCGCGGATGCGTCGCGCTTCGCGCCACGTGCAGGCGGGTCGCGTCGTCGAGCAACGGATATCCCGCGTTGCAATGGTACAGCAGCATGTGCGGGGTCGTTGTTCCGCCTTCGTTGGTAATGCGATCGTGCAATTCGAGGACACTCGAATCCAGCGCTATGCGCCAGGTTCGATCGAGCCGCAGCGTCTCTCCAAAAAGACTCGCCTCGCGAACGGTGCCGTCGATTTGCACGTACTCACGCTGGTCGCTCGATACCACCCGGTACGCCACGTTTTCCGCGGCCAGATGATTGATGCGCCCGTGCTGACCCCATCTTCCCCAGCGATCTTCGCCCGCCGGTCCAAACGCCGTAAGACCGCAGGTCGTCACGAGGCCGCCGAAAAACGAGCGTTCGAAATCGTCGCCGTTAGGAGCGTAGACCGCCGATGGCACGAGTCCCGCCGGCGCTTGCCATGCCAGCGACAGTCCACGAAAATACGCGCGAGGAATGTCGAGCCCGCGATCGGGTGCGCACTCGAACTCAAAGCCGGTGCGCGTGCGAACGAGCAGACCGCGCATTCCGCAAGCCGGGCCGTCGTCGTATCGCAAGGCCGTCACGCCGCCAAGCTGCTCGGCGCGCCCCACCCGCGGGTTCACGGGCTCACTCCCAAAGCATCGCGCGCGTCCACGCCCCGCCGCACCCCTGCAGCTTCACCGGCGCCGCAACGAAGAGGCGCTTCTCGCCATCCATAACTTCATCGGGAAAGAAGAGTTCCTCCACGATGAACTTCCCGTTGCCGAGCATCGCCTTATGAGCCGGACCGGATTTGCCCGGATCGCCGTAGCCGCCGAGACTGACCGCGTCGATTCCCACGCCCTTGGCGCCGCGTTCGATCAAAAACTCCGCCGCCTCGCCGGTCAGCCAAACGTAGTGCTTCAGGAAGATCTCGCTGTTGGCGCGGCGGCGCCCGTTTCCGGTATTGAGCAGCGCAACGTCCCCGGTTTCCAGCACGCCCGCCAACGGCTCGAGATCCGCCCGTTCGATTGCCGAGCCCGGCGGCTTGTGACGCAAGTCGAAGATTGCCGCCCGCGCCACGTAGGTTTCGAGCGGCACCTGATCGATCGTCTCCCCGTCCTCGAAAAAGTGATAGGGCGCGTCGCAGTGAGTCCCCGTGTGCGTGCTCATCTCGACGATCTCTTTGTTGACGCCTTGCACCGCCAGCATATAGAACAGTCTCACTTGCGCCGGACGCGGATTATCGTCGGGATACTGCGGACAATTCGAGTAGACCGGCTGACTTAGATCGTAGATTCGCCGCGGCGCCTGCATCATTCGCGCTCGCTCCGTTCCCAAATCGCGGCGAACGTTTGCGCGTTCTTCGCGAGCACCGCATCCAGATCCGATCGCCAGATCGAGTCGGGCAGAGACTCGCTCGAAAAAATCTCCAGCGCGTAGTAGCCATCGTAGCCCGTTGCCCGGATCGCCCGCACGATCGAGGCGTTGTCGATCGTCCCCTCGCGCAGATTGCGGCGATCGGCGCCGCTTCGCGGCAAGTGCCAATCGCTCACTTGAACGATGAAGATCCGATCGCCGCAGCGAGCGATCACGTCGTCGAGGTTCGGCGTTTCGAAAATATTCCACGTGTCGACGCAGAGACCGAGCGCCGGGTGGCCGACTCGTTCGACGAGTTCGAGCGCGCGCTCCAGCCCCCAGAGCGCGGTATCGGTATTGAAAAGCACCGGATTGAGCGGCTCGAACGCGACGCGCACGCCGCGTTCTTGCGCGAAGCTCGCGAGTTCGTCAAACGCGCTCAAACAGCGCTCGTAAACGGCGAGCGCGTTCCCACCTGGGGCGGCGCCGGTGATGACGACGAACGGCGTACCCCCCGGCACGTGCGGTGCGATCCGTTCGATGGCGTCCTTGATATGGCGAATGCGATCGTCCGGCGAGGTCGGTTGCGGTGCGAGGCTGTCGGGGAAGATCGAGTGGACCTGCGACTGGACCGAACTCACGGTCAGCCCCGCCGGAACGACCGACGCCAGTTGCGGCGCGTAGTCGTTTTGGTTCAATTTGAACTCGCAGATTTCGATCGCGGCAATCTCGTGGTGCGCGTATTGCTTGACGTCGCGTTCGAACGACCACGGCCAGGTCGTAAACTCGCTCACGCCAAAGTGCGACAGTCCGTTCGACATGGCTAAATCTCCTGGCGAAGTTCGAGCACGCAAAAGCCCTTGCGATCGAGCTGGATGGCGACGCCCTTGCGAAATTGCGCCATGTCCAGCAAACGGTCCTCAAGCCATTCGCCTCGTAGGCTGTTGAAGGATCGAACCGAATACGAACCGCGCAGTTCTAGATTCAAACTCACGGCGATCGTGATCGTGCGATCGACCGTATTGCCGATAAAGACGGTGACGTGCTCGCCCTTACGCAGCGCGATTGCCGATGCCGCGTCGCCGGAAATATGTACCTTGCTCGATACGTCGGTATCGTATGCCTCGTACGGCATCGATTGATCGAAGCGGAAGTTCGCGTACATCTTCACAGAGTCGCCGGTTCGCACGACGAACCAGGTGACGTGTTTGCCTCCGAGCGGCAGATTGCGAACGCCCAGCCAGCGCCAATCGGGAGCTAGCCGCGGGTTGACGCTTGGGGAGCCGCCCGAGAGATCGAGGCCGCCCGCGCCTTCGATCGCGGCCCACAGGTAGCGTGGCGGGAACCACGGCGAAAGCATCATCCCTTGATTGGTGAGCGTCTCGCCATGCAGCCATTCGGAGAACTGGCCCGGCACCGTGTTGTTGCGTCGCGGATCTTGCGAATAATGCCGGAAACTCGACGAGAGCGCGTAAGCCATAAACTCCGGGCTGAAACGCGCGGCCGCGAACGCGTACCAAAACGTGACGCCGACCCACACGCCGCCGAGCAGCCCGTAGCCATGCGTGGGTCCGTAGTTGATATCGTTGCGCGGTACGGTATGAATTCCGGCCTCGCTCCAGAATTCGGGGACGCTCAGGCGGCTGATGATGTGCGCGGCGGTTTCGGCGTCGGCGACGTTATAGATGACCGGGAAAACCAAGTCCGACGTGATGTCGGTGCAGGCGTTGCCCTCGATATCGATGTTGAGATAGTAGAGCCCCGTATCGCGATTGAGTAGATGCGCGTTGATCGCCTCGCGCAACTCTTCGCCGTGCGCGCGAAACTCCGCGCTCTCCTTATGCCGCCCGAGAGCGCGTGCCATGTGCGAGATCGTATTGAGCGCCGCGTAGCACTCCGAGTTCACCTCCGTCGTCGCACCGGAGAGCCGGTAGCCCTGGATCACATTGCGCCAGCCGATAATTCCCCAGTCGGAGGTTCCGGTCGCGGTGCACCATACCAGGCCCTGTTTGTTGCGCTGCGACAAGATGTACTTGGCAGCCTTCAGCGCGGCCGGGTAGACGCGCTTGAGAAAGACGCGATCGCCCGTCGTGTTGAAGTGGTGCCAGAGCGCGAGGATCAAAAGCGGCGTGTTGTCGTTGATATTGAGCCCGTAGTCCTCGCTCTTGCCATTGCGAATATCGTAGTACTCAACGACCATTCCGTTCTTCTCGAGATGCTCCGCATACCAGAGCAGCGAGTCGCGCGAAAAATCGGGAGTGATATAGTCAGACCCGAAGGCAAACCACGCCGTATCGCGTCCCACACTATTATTCGATCGCGTCGGGTCGTTCACGAACGACCAGCCGGTCAACGACAGCACCTCGGTTCGCAGCATGTTGGCCTTAGCCCACAATACGCCGCGATTTACGTCTTGATCCGGCGTGATGACCACCGCACGATTGAGGATTTCGTCGTAGTGGGCGCGCGTTCGCGCGAGCGCCCGCTCGGCGGTCGGCGCCGACGCGTACGTCCGCAACGCCGAAGCGCGTCCCTTAATCGAGAAACTCAAGATGTAGTAGAATCTCGAGCTCGTTCCCGGTTTCAAGCGGTGCGTCAGATGAATGATCCCGATCGGATCCGACGACTTCCCGATGGTCGTGTTGGAAAGCTTACCCGGGAAGACCGCCGCGCTGGGTTTCCCCTTGTCGAGCGTCGTCTCATAACTTGCCGGTTCGACCGAGCACCCGAAGAGCCGCACGACCTGCGGCGCCGAGGCATTCCACGCAACCAGAGCCCGATGCACCTTACTATACGACGTCGCCACATCGTGCTTCGTATCGCCGCGCAGCTGCGCCGACGCATAGGTGCCGATCTCGATCGTCTCGCTCGTGTCGTTCGTCATTTCCACCGCGTAATAGGCGGCTGGAGGATCCACCTTAGCGCCCTTCGGCTTCCCATTGAGCACGAACACCCGCTCGCGAACGACGATCCCGTTGCTCAACTCGAATACGTGTTCCTGATGATCCGGATGGATGACGAACTGACCCGGCAACGCCGGCAGCGGAATGCCCGTGCGGGCGTCCCAATGATGCACCACCACCGTACCGATAAGCGTTTGTCCCGCATCGGGCGAGTAGAACTTCTCGATCGCCCCCGTCGGTTTGAGCACCACGACCGCCTTGGGCGCGCCCAGCGTGCTCCCCGCGGCCATCTGCCCGTCGGAAATCTCATACGTCGAAATCCGCTCGCCCGACCCACTA from Candidatus Baltobacteraceae bacterium encodes:
- a CDS encoding sugar phosphate isomerase/epimerase family protein; the protein is MSNGLSHFGVSEFTTWPWSFERDVKQYAHHEIAAIEICEFKLNQNDYAPQLASVVPAGLTVSSVQSQVHSIFPDSLAPQPTSPDDRIRHIKDAIERIAPHVPGGTPFVVITGAAPGGNALAVYERCLSAFDELASFAQERGVRVAFEPLNPVLFNTDTALWGLERALELVERVGHPALGLCVDTWNIFETPNLDDVIARCGDRIFIVQVSDWHLPRSGADRRNLREGTIDNASIVRAIRATGYDGYYALEIFSSESLPDSIWRSDLDAVLAKNAQTFAAIWERSERE
- a CDS encoding hemerythrin domain-containing protein, which codes for MDAIALLKADHRKVEELFAQVQELGENAHVARQKLFKQIDEELTIHSKIEETIFYPALKAKADADEAADAEQEVLEAYEEHGNVKGMIKKLESTDPGDETYNAKLQVLGELVKHHVHEEEHEMFKEARELFDKAELEQLGERLAKAKEQLKAVPA
- a CDS encoding cyclase family protein, whose translation is MMQAPRRIYDLSQPVYSNCPQYPDDNPRPAQVRLFYMLAVQGVNKEIVEMSTHTGTHCDAPYHFFEDGETIDQVPLETYVARAAIFDLRHKPPGSAIERADLEPLAGVLETGDVALLNTGNGRRRANSEIFLKHYVWLTGEAAEFLIERGAKGVGIDAVSLGGYGDPGKSGPAHKAMLGNGKFIVEELFFPDEVMDGEKRLFVAAPVKLQGCGGAWTRAMLWE
- a CDS encoding ferritin-like domain-containing protein, giving the protein MQVSRKKLLATGTALGAFGPLLLSPFIASAEAASESDVAVLNSAIMLELAGIKAYTAAAGLGILSPPILAVAKGFLQDHMAHRDALSGAVKAAGGTPTTVATQLTYPPLKTETDILSFAETVERAAASGYLGNIPKFQDRNLARLAASILGVETTHVAILDYTLKKNTEPYNDFVS
- a CDS encoding aldose 1-epimerase family protein, producing the protein MNPRVGRAEQLGGVTALRYDDGPACGMRGLLVRTRTGFEFECAPDRGLDIPRAYFRGLSLAWQAPAGLVPSAVYAPNGDDFERSFFGGLVTTCGLTAFGPAGEDRWGRWGQHGRINHLAAENVAYRVVSSDQREYVQIDGTVREASLFGETLRLDRTWRIALDSSVLELHDRITNEGGTTTPHMLLYHCNAGYPLLDDATRLHVARSATHPRDDVARRAIELWNRGGPPEADFAEQVFIHRPVALDGGFSSALFANSTLDDGRGLALRIRYDSRVLPALFSWRMLGVRQYVMALEPANCPTIEGRRAAAERSTLPFLEPGETRSYRLEFEVLAGDEVARAVRAIDAASTVSE